The DNA sequence gattggtttactaAAGAGTGAACACCTCTTAACAGCTGAAAAGATTTAGGGAGAGATAGTGGTGATTGCAGTagttagaagtcttcctgaaagaatttgcgctgagcttcatttaataaaatcCTGCGGCTGGGTATGAAGTCCTGTACCAAAGCACCATAcaaaaaaccacaaatgtcaacctcatgttGGCGCTAGATCAAAAGTCCAGTGATTGCCAAAGTTATTgagattcatcctctggggactatgcatatttattccaaaatttcattcatttcaattcatGGAAAATTATAAAACAATAATACAGACTTTGAGCCAGCCACtaaaccactacttttaaatCAAAACGTTCACAGAGAAAACAAGCTTCTGGTTACTTTTTGTTGTCACGTTACAGTaactttcctctctctctctttcttcgcgtcgttcttttgtgtcttaggACGGCTTCGTTGAtctcatttatttatgataaatatgattatttatgttgattttattttatgtttattttagaatgtttttttctgttacatGTTTATGTTGTTATGCAACAGATTATAGCActatgtccaagacaaatttcccctcagggacaataaagtgtattctattctattcaatctctctctctctgtctctctctctctctctctcatctcctgCAGCCATGCCCTTCATCATCTCCATGCTGCTGGCCAGCCTCAATAGCTGCTGTAACCCCTGGATCTATATGTGCTTCGCCGGGCATCTGTTCCAGGATCTTAGGCAGAATTTTTTGTGCTGTTCCACTCGCTACCTCAAGTCATCCCAGTGCCACTGTGAGCGTGACTTTGACTCCAGTCACAAGAGCAACTCCTCAACCTTTGCCATTAAGAGCACTAGCAGTCAGAGGAGCATCACACAGACTTCCACAACATAAGCACCCGCCCTctcttcccttctctctctctctctctctctctctctctctctctctctctctctctctctctctcgtccacCCTGCCTTTCGCCACATGCCATCGGCCATAAAATATCCAGATGTTCTACTCCTTCAGATACCTCTCGCCCTGAGCCcggaaagaaaaagacaaaagtctTAAAGGTGGAGTCAGCATTTCTGGAGAAAGATTGTTGATTGGaactcaacacccaaacaaataCACCCCTCCCATCAGTGCTCCTTTACATTGTTAGCATGTGCCAGATTTAGTGACCCTCTCGCTCCCACTGCTTCtctctttatattatatatatatatatatatatatatatatatatatatatatatatatatatatatatattaacttaCTAGTGATGTGCCGTTTGCAAATGAGTCATTCAAAAGAACAAATCTTTTGGGTgaacaaactgaactgaatCACTTTCTGAAAAGATCCGTTCATATCTCAGTTCAGTTGAGCTCTATAGCGTCACACTGCAGAGCTCCAGGCTTGGGCCGACTTCCGGCGCTGTCAACGTGCAGGGATTCACTAAGTGACTGATTCAAGTAATTTGTTCACAGGAGGAATGCCGTGTATTCAAGACAGCAAATACACAGCTGATTGAGGAAGGCCTTCCTCAATCagctgtgtatatatactgaatGGTGCAGCTGAATGTATATTAGCAACCGGGTTGCTAATATATACATTCAGCTGCACCATTCAGCTGTTACAACGAGCAGTCATTGTTATTATAATCCATCCCAAGGCTTGGTAATCCATCAAGAAAACACGGAtacttttgaaaaataataaaagtgatAATTTGATGTTTGATGTGGGATTTACGTTAGCCGGCAGATTTCACAGATTACAAGAACACTGAGGCCGATTGATCGGAAATGTACAGCCTATTTAGTGCCCATGTGTAAGAGGGACAAAGTTCGACAAGGCATGGTTCAGCAGCATAAATACATAATACATCATAAAAACTGGCCTAGTATGCGCCACCGAGCTCCGCTCTACCAACGATATAATAGGCCActcttatatttatatattatacagtGAAACACAAGAACAGAGGAAATTGATTGTGTGGCGCCCATAATTCAGCAGCGGTGGTTCGACACAAGGTCGGAGTCTCTAttcatcttttctctccatGCCCTTATAAATGCATAAGCTTGTTCTGTACATTAATTATTACAAATAACGTGAATAGCTCTTGTGTTGTATTGCTGtttaaatgtaggctattatATGGCtattaaaaacatactgtatgtactagAATATTCTGGAATATTAATGGCTAAATTGGCTGTCAAAATAAGTGTGTAATGTAAACCCTGGTTTGATGTGCTTATGCCGACTATACAAAGATTACTGTTTTTACTTCTCTCATGTCTCTCGAAGTAGGAAGTAGAACCAATACCTagatattttattaaataatgaggtgtcataaaaatatacatGTTGTACATAATCGGGTATAAGGACTTCAGTTTTAAGTTTGCAAACGTTGACTAACTCTCTGTTCTCAGTTCACCAGCGAGCTGAACTGAACGTTCAGTTCAGTGAGTGGGACTATTATAGTTGGAGCTTAGGTCAAGTTGATAGTGAATCAGTAGCCTACGCTGAAAAGAACGACTTGTCCCATCCCTACTTTTTACATCCATAGCCAAACACCAGATTTATTTTCAGCGCGCACACAGAACGGACAGCTAACGGACCGTGAGAAGATATTCGCTGAATTTGAAGGAAATGTATTGGATTAGAATCCCTGACTCcacctttaattattttattcacaGTACTTTACAGTATAAAGTGGAAATGGAATTgtgaaatagaaaaatgtacagAATTGTATTAAGGGTGCGACATTTTATTCATAAAGATGTACGAGACAATCATGGACCAAGCTGAGCAATcgtttgttttttcttgtttgagatgtacagtatatatttatatatttgcagTGCAGTGCAGAGAAAGTAAAGGAAAAGAGAATATTTTTATGCACTGTCAACCTTGGCCAACCATGCTATTGATTCAGTTGTTGTCACCAGCAAAGCTTGTGGATCCTGTTTGTCTGTGATATAATGAAATTGCTCCCCTGTTATAAATACTGTGTACAATGTTCTTCATTTTGCTACATTTGCTCTACAAATGTTCATGTATGATACATGTAAACTGTTACTTGAGATTTTGTTAGATGTAAGATGTCATGGCTGTCACTGGTAAGATTTAAAAAAGGcttgaaaaataaaagagtGCAAGAAGCACAAATGAacgacatacagtatattgtttacACCTATAGCTGATGCTCATTAGAGCTCCTATTGCCTCCTAAAATCCTTTGCAAGGTTGCTGGAAATCTTGAAAAGttgcacaataaaaacaatccaAAAAATATCTGTGAAACAAATACTGCACTTGTGAAGTTTATATGTTTATGTTCAATTTTAGTTGAGGCACTGTAATGCTTGCTTATGGGAaaatgttgggtctttgtaaattgtagAGAGTGgtttagacctactctatctgtaaagtgtcctgagataactcctgttgtgatttgacactataaataaaattgaattgaattgtaagACAGGTTCAGATTCAGCTTTCAGCTCATCATGACATTCGGTCATGCGCACTTTACTCTGTACTTACAATATAATTTAAAAGCACAACACCTCAAACTACAGTCTCAACAAGCTAGTTAGTTATTGCAGAAATATTTAACTGCATTACTGTACACTGCACAGGTGTtgctttaatgttattattatgtGGATTACAGGATTAATTATTGTGCCAACATTATAATTTCTAGGTAATATTTAcaattatacagtatttagcgGGAGTTTACTTCTCTTATAACCTTGATAATGTGACATTCCATAGGATAACCAATGCACCAATAGAACATATTATAACAGGAGAAATTCTATAAAACATAAATTTTTCAAGGCAACAATTGGCGCTAAAGACTTAACAGAGTATTTCAGATTTCATGATTAACTATTTCGAATAATCTTTACATTCTTAAAGATGCCAGTAAGTGTGGAGGGCTATTTAtgtttacagtatgtttgtAATTGCACTAGTTTAATTAAACATTTGCAGAAGGCAAAAATCATGAGAACTGTATTTGTGGAGAACTTGCTGTACTTTggttgtatttttatatttaatgtcTCTTTACAGGTTCTGGCAAATTTGCTCCTTAATTGCACTGGTTAATGCAGTTCATTAATCAGAATAATACTTTCAACACAGTGTGCTTCTGCTTATATAAATTCTAACTGTGCATTTTCCAGTATAATAGAGGACTAGAATGAGTCAGTCAGAAAGAAACACACTGAGATTATGAACAAAGAAGGGTGTGGTGACACTGAAACATCAATTATGAATCTCAGACACAAAAGAGAAGCACACACAACAGCAACCTCTAGTGGGTCACAGCTCCCAGGTCACTGCTTCCACTGACGTTGGCAAAAGAGATATCACTGAAATACAGTGAAGTGTTTGgtaaactttaaaaatgtatttcttaagCCTCTCCGAATAAATTGAAATAATACACGGAACATACTTTACCAGTGGTGCAATATACTTATTATCAGGTTTCCTCAAGTGTCTTTAAATTAGTTTCACCCCATGTACTGTTTATGTCATTACATTTTCTTCACTGCAGGTGCACAATAGCAGCAAAGGTATTATACTTTTCTAAATCATCAAAATAACACGGTGGAACATTACAATGGGTCTCATACAGAGGTTTTTACTTTACTCCATTAGTAGGTAGGTCCATACTTGTATTACACATACTTGCTTACTTGAAAAGTTCAATAGTAAGTAGTTTTAATATTCCACTCATCACACTTTGATAAAGTAAATTATTTGCATGGTTGGTtccaaacagaaaatgaatctgtTAGTTACTATGGAGTCATCACTAATTACCAAATAAATATGTAGAGAAAAAAACTTTCCATTCAATTCGTTTTGTTAGAACTTTTAAAATAAGGTTACATACATGATTGTCAAATCCaattaaaacaatataaagTTAAATAATACCAGACACAGCAATATACAGCATCAATATAACTTTTAAAAATGGCCAAATGTAATGCATACAGGCAGCATTGTCCACAGGTGCAGCAATTGTGGGGAGGTCATTTCATTTGTTGTGAATGAGTAGCTTCTGTGATACAAATAAATGAGGGCAGACACATCCTCCTCATTGCAAGCGGCCCTCTTCTTGCTCAGTGAGGAGCACTGAGCCCTCCAGGAGTGCCAGAGCTGTCACAGAACCACGCTGCCTGCTGCAGCTGTCACAGAGCTTCTGGTGGCACACCGGGCATGTCAGGACTCAGTGCTGAGAGCTTCAGGATGGGTGGGCGGGGAACAGCATATTatgaagggaggaggaggagtatcTGGGCGTAAGCAAGATGCCAGGACTGATCTTCTGGTGTATAAAAAGATACCACACTTCATCCGATCATACTATAAACACTACTGTGTGAGTTCTTAGACTTCTTTGCGCAGTGCAACACGCACACTGCTGAAGATCTTGCCCAGGGCTTCAAAGAAGGGATCACAGAAGGTCTGGATGCAGAGAGAGTAGATGCGGCTGATGCACTGCGACTCAATCAGACAGCTCTTGATGCAGGGAACCACGGCCCAGATGTGGCAGAAGGAGATGCATGCGAACAGGAAGCCCCACAGCAGAGCAACAGGGATACCGAAGACAGCAGACAAGATGCGGTAGCACCAGTACTTGGACACAGTAAAGGTGGTGTAGCTGAGCTTCCACACCCCATCCAGACTGTGTGTACCATCAGGCTCTGCAATGACATCCTCAAAGTCCACCTAAGGAAATTTaaaagaggcttttatttcctCACATCCCTAAATGCACACCACTGTTATGCACATGCCAATAATAAGTGTAAAGATTAAGCTTGTAAAAGCTGCAGAGTGTTAGGGTCAAATTTATGCAGAGAAACCAATTAGCTTAAGTGTTGTAACATcataggaaaaaaaatgtaatgctgtGGCATACAGTCAAAATTAATAACAGTTATGGAGTGGCTTTTAATGCTAGGTCCAAATCATTGTAAAAGATCTTTTCCAACATATTTCTTAGTAACCAAGTTTCGCCTCATGTAAAAGGCATTAGAGCAACTGTGCAATGGTCTACCGGCAATCTGTTTTCAGTTTTCAATATGTGTCACCTGGTCCTTTGGAAAAGTGCTGTCACATTCTGAGCTAAGACTCAGCTATAAATTGCTGATTATCTTAATCATGAAAGACAGATGCCCTGCACATCTAAagccttctcttttcttccaGACCACTGGATACAATCACAAAAGTCACTGTCTATTTCCCGTAGAGACAGCAGCCTGAGATCATCCTCTGAATGAATGGCTGGACATGCATTTTATATTTTCTCTGCAAGGTCTGGCCTCTTTTAGCCCCTAGAGGGATTGTTGGTGTCAAATTCAGCAAAAGAACAACCAGTGTTCTTAAGAAACAATAGACGGACACCCAAAGCTGGTACATGTGATTACTCAGGAGATAAGATTCCCTGTGAGGGAAAGTTTTTTAATCgatattactttattttaaaggtAGGGGAAAAAAAGTTATGTTAGCAGAAAATGACTGCATAAATAAGAAATATAAATGCTAAACTATAACTCACTGTAACTCCTTGACCAGACTATTGGGATTAAGGTTAACAAACCTTTCAGTTTAAAACTGACGTCAGTAGACATGTAAATCATTCCAACCTGAGCCATGCAGACACTAAACATATGCTTTACTCATACCTTGTAATAAACCGTCTTCATTGACCATGTTTACATAAACCCCTTCCAGTCAGACAAAATAGAATCTAAATGTATATTCAGTCCTGTCCTtacagaaaatattttgtgGCTATAACATGGGAACAATCACAGGATAAACAGTAGTCAAGCTTAAATAAATCACGGCATACATAGTGCATACTGTATCAGTTTCACGCTCTTCTATCCCATTCCCAAAATAAACTTTGGGCTCTGCACAGGCAACAGGAATAGCTCTTGTTCTATTTAAGGATTTTCCAGACAGTATCATAACCTGTACTCCTGTCTTTGTTCCTGCTAACCACTTTATTCATTTGCTGCCTATATGCTTCCACACATGCCAAGGCAGGGGTTATGTTCTTAATCCTCTCTGTGACAGGGTGTTGTCTCCATGCTGCACAAACCTTCACCACGTCCTCATTGATCTGCTTTGGATCTCTGTTAATTAAATCAATCTCCTTGGTGTGGCTATCCTTCACAATCTTCTCCTCGTTGGTGTTGGTATTGTACTGGTACTGATCCGCCATGATAGGGCTGCAGGTCCTTGACGGGCCGAAGATGGTGAGAGTAAATCTTCCTGGATCAATCTGCACGGAGCTGCCTCGGTTCACTTCTGAACCCCTGTATCACCACTGTGGCGCTCCCTCTTGCGTGCCAGTGGACAGCTGCTGCAGACCTCCTGGTAAAAATGGAGGCCTGACCCCCGCCCTGCACACACATAggcacccaaacacacacacaggcagtgtatacacacacacacacacacacacacacacacacacacacacacacacacacacacacacacacacacaatgtaatgcacacagacagaaaaggcATGCCTTAAAGGAGAACCCAGCGTTGTGTCACATTTCACATAGGGTTGTGGGGCGAACTGGGCAGAGTTTACACAGTGGCACGAACTTCCACCACAGAGTCAGGCAGTAAGCACAAACACACCCTCCTGCTCTGGCTTCAGTTGGGACACAGTGTTTTGTGTCCTAATGCTGAACTTTAtttggaaaagaaaacatttttgtttgtgtttaaagCTAAATTGCAAAACAGAAATTATACTTAACAAAGGATTACCGTACAATGTACTGTCAATGTAGATTCACACTATTGCTATAATTTATCATTCAGAAGGAGGAATATGATTCAGACACTTTCATGAGGCCGAATTCATCAACTTATCACCTTCATCATGCTTGATACTGTAAGTCAGGTGCTGGGGTAATTAGTAGATGTCACCTTATTTGTTGACATTATGCCAGTTTAAGAAACCCGACTGTACCTGTCATTGTAACCCTACAGCTGACAAACACTCTGTAGAGTAGTAATACTGTGCTGCACTGAGAAATGTAATAATCagttttcagacatatttagacatatttggaggacttgttagGAGAGATTTAACTATATTGCATGCTAAATATATTTGCAAATGGTAATGTTTCTTTGCAGTTGAGTGGACATTagagaaa is a window from the Perca flavescens isolate YP-PL-M2 chromosome 4, PFLA_1.0, whole genome shotgun sequence genome containing:
- the cav3 gene encoding caveolin-3, translated to MADQYQYNTNTNEEKIVKDSHTKEIDLINRDPKQINEDVVKVDFEDVIAEPDGTHSLDGVWKLSYTTFTVSKYWCYRILSAVFGIPVALLWGFLFACISFCHIWAVVPCIKSCLIESQCISRIYSLCIQTFCDPFFEALGKIFSSVRVALRKEV